One genomic window of Psychrobacter cibarius includes the following:
- the ilvD gene encoding dihydroxy-acid dehydratase gives MDYRSKTSTGGRNMAGARALWRATGMTDGDFGKPIIAIANSFTQFVPGHVHLKDLGQLVAREIEQAGGVAKEFNTIAVDDGIAMGHSGMLYSLPSRDLIADSVEYMVNAHCADALVCISNCDKITPGMLMAAMRLNIPVVFISGGPMEAGKILASTVGKSHNTDGSDSSAIRKLDLVDAMMDAADDSISDADVAAIEASACPTCGSCSGMFTANSMNCLTEALGLALPGNGSLLATHSLRRELFLEAGRTIVSLAKRRYEQDDDSVLPRSIASKAAFENAMTLDIAMGGSTNTILHLLAAANEAEVDFKMSDIDRLSRGVPCLAKVAPASQKYHMEDVHRAGGVFALLAELDRAGLLKTDVPTIHSPTMKAAIDKWDIMNPDNQEARARFLAAPGGIRTTEAFSQSKEWSNLDVNRESGCIRSAQHAYSTDGGLAVLYGNIAERGCVVKTAGVDDSILVFTGRARLFESQDDAVAAVLADEIVAGDVVIIRYEGPKGGPGMQEMLYPTTYLKSKGLGKECALLTDGRFSGGTSGLSIGHASPEAAEGGAIGLVEEGDTIHIDIPNRTINMQVSDADLATRREAMEARGRDAWKPISRDRHVTPALRAYAAMTTSADTGAVRDVSQVER, from the coding sequence ATGGATTATCGCTCAAAAACCTCTACTGGCGGCCGTAATATGGCAGGCGCGCGCGCATTATGGCGTGCGACTGGCATGACCGATGGCGACTTTGGTAAACCAATCATTGCGATTGCCAACTCGTTTACCCAGTTCGTACCCGGCCATGTGCATCTAAAAGACTTGGGGCAACTGGTCGCACGTGAGATTGAACAAGCAGGCGGCGTGGCTAAAGAGTTCAATACCATTGCGGTCGATGATGGTATTGCCATGGGTCATAGCGGTATGTTGTACTCACTGCCAAGTCGCGATTTGATTGCCGACTCTGTAGAATACATGGTCAATGCCCATTGCGCAGATGCCTTAGTTTGTATCTCCAACTGCGATAAAATAACGCCGGGTATGTTGATGGCAGCCATGCGCCTAAATATTCCAGTAGTGTTTATTTCAGGTGGCCCAATGGAAGCGGGCAAGATTTTAGCCAGTACAGTTGGTAAGAGCCATAATACCGATGGTAGTGACAGTAGTGCCATTCGTAAGCTTGATCTTGTTGATGCGATGATGGATGCCGCTGACGACAGCATTAGTGATGCAGATGTAGCCGCTATCGAAGCCTCAGCCTGCCCAACTTGTGGTTCATGCTCTGGTATGTTTACTGCTAACTCAATGAACTGCTTGACCGAAGCGTTGGGCTTAGCACTACCAGGTAATGGCTCACTACTAGCGACTCACTCGCTGCGTCGCGAGTTGTTTTTAGAAGCGGGTCGTACCATTGTATCGCTTGCCAAACGCCGTTATGAACAAGATGACGATTCAGTATTGCCACGCTCAATTGCTAGCAAAGCAGCTTTTGAAAACGCGATGACCTTAGATATCGCCATGGGCGGCTCAACCAATACTATTTTGCATCTGTTAGCGGCTGCCAACGAAGCAGAAGTCGATTTCAAAATGTCAGATATCGATCGTCTAAGCCGCGGTGTACCTTGCCTTGCAAAAGTCGCCCCTGCCTCGCAGAAATACCATATGGAAGATGTGCATCGTGCTGGCGGTGTCTTTGCGTTATTGGCCGAGCTTGATCGTGCTGGGTTACTGAAGACTGACGTACCGACCATCCATAGTCCAACGATGAAAGCCGCGATTGATAAGTGGGATATCATGAACCCTGATAATCAAGAGGCTCGCGCACGCTTCCTTGCAGCACCGGGTGGCATACGTACCACTGAGGCATTTTCACAATCAAAAGAATGGTCGAACCTCGACGTCAATCGCGAGTCAGGTTGTATCCGTAGTGCCCAACATGCCTATTCTACAGATGGTGGATTGGCCGTATTGTATGGCAATATCGCTGAGCGTGGCTGTGTAGTCAAAACCGCAGGTGTGGATGACAGCATTCTAGTATTTACTGGACGCGCGCGCCTATTTGAGTCACAAGATGATGCTGTCGCTGCGGTATTGGCTGATGAGATCGTGGCAGGTGATGTGGTCATTATCCGCTATGAAGGCCCTAAAGGTGGCCCTGGCATGCAAGAGATGCTATATCCGACCACTTACCTTAAGTCTAAAGGCTTGGGTAAAGAATGCGCCCTACTCACTGATGGTCGTTTCTCGGGTGGAACATCAGGTTTATCCATTGGTCATGCAAGCCCAGAAGCAGCGGAAGGTGGCGCCATTGGCTTGGTTGAAGAAGGCGATACCATCCATATCGACATTCCTAATCGTACGATCAACATGCAAGTCAGTGATGCCGATTTGGCCACTCGCCGCGAGGCGATGGAAGCTCGTGGCCGCGATGCGTGGAAGCCTATAAGCCGTGACCGTCATGTGACCCCTGCGCTACGTGCCTATGCTGCTATGACTACCAGTGCCGATACTGGTGCGGTACGTGACGTGAGTCAAGTTGAGCGTTAA
- a CDS encoding sulfur transferase domain-containing protein, whose product MTSHTAVPNSDQLNHSVAIDTVSNAGNSVLDNGVDLSTILEPYFRPDDTTIVCGALDDEKVVALAKSGVELVINLQPDDELSFDEAAAVERAGMHYEHLPINGAADLKQLNILAFDNILRQHHGKKTAVHCGSGNRVGAAMALRAGWLRGRKMDTAMERGRSHGLTKLEQEVHNRLLVPR is encoded by the coding sequence ATGACTTCACATACCGCTGTACCAAACTCAGATCAACTGAATCATTCAGTAGCTATTGACACAGTATCGAATGCTGGCAATAGCGTTTTAGACAATGGCGTTGATCTTAGTACTATTCTTGAGCCTTATTTTCGTCCTGATGACACTACCATTGTATGCGGTGCACTCGATGACGAAAAAGTGGTTGCCTTAGCGAAATCAGGGGTTGAGTTAGTGATTAACTTACAGCCAGATGATGAATTGAGCTTTGATGAAGCCGCAGCGGTCGAGCGAGCTGGCATGCACTATGAGCATCTGCCTATTAACGGTGCTGCAGACTTAAAGCAGCTCAATATATTGGCATTTGATAATATATTGCGTCAACATCATGGCAAAAAAACAGCAGTGCATTGTGGCTCAGGAAATAGAGTGGGTGCCGCAATGGCGCTACGCGCAGGATGGCTACGTGGACGTAAAATGGACACCGCTATGGAACGTGGGCGCAGTCATGGTTTAACAAAGCTTGAGCAAGAAGTTCATAATCGTCTGTTGGTACCGCGCTAA
- a CDS encoding peptidylprolyl isomerase, protein MARTASALHILVKHKEQAEDIIAKLQKGAKFDVLAKRHSTCPSGKKGGSLGEFQQGDMVPAFDKICFSGKLFTPHLVKTKFGWHVVKVLYRT, encoded by the coding sequence ATGGCTCGTACAGCTAGCGCATTACACATTTTAGTAAAACACAAAGAGCAGGCTGAAGATATTATTGCCAAGCTTCAAAAAGGCGCTAAGTTCGATGTGCTGGCGAAACGACATTCAACCTGCCCATCAGGTAAAAAAGGCGGCAGCTTAGGTGAGTTTCAACAAGGCGATATGGTACCAGCATTTGATAAAATCTGCTTTAGCGGCAAACTCTTCACCCCACATTTGGTAAAAACCAAATTTGGCTGGCATGTGGTTAAAGTACTTTACAGGACATAA
- a CDS encoding HIT family protein encodes MTQANEQAAYDDNNIFAKMLNGDIPYHKVYEDDKTLAFMDIMPQAEGHVLVIPKQKAVDLADLEPEYAAAVLMTAKKVMQAQRQVFAREGIIQMQLNGSEAGQTVFHYHVHLIPSSIHELGRHAVTQADHTELAETAKQLAAAITV; translated from the coding sequence ATGACCCAAGCCAATGAGCAAGCCGCGTATGACGATAACAATATCTTTGCCAAAATGCTAAACGGTGACATTCCCTATCACAAAGTTTATGAAGATGATAAAACCCTTGCCTTTATGGATATCATGCCACAAGCAGAGGGGCATGTGCTGGTGATTCCTAAGCAAAAAGCCGTTGATTTGGCGGATCTTGAACCAGAGTATGCTGCCGCGGTGTTAATGACCGCTAAAAAAGTCATGCAAGCACAGCGTCAAGTGTTTGCGCGTGAAGGCATTATTCAGATGCAATTAAATGGTAGCGAGGCGGGTCAAACCGTTTTTCATTATCACGTGCATCTCATTCCATCGAGTATTCATGAGCTCGGTCGACATGCAGTGACCCAAGCTGATCACACAGAACTGGCTGAAACGGCTAAGCAACTTGCTGCTGCCATTACTGTTTAA
- a CDS encoding cation:proton antiporter, whose protein sequence is MIENYNLFLLVCGIAFLLGALFPIIFKRTPISLPMLQVSFGLLMGYWWTTLSFLDPMNNGLIIEKLTEIVVLVSLVGAGIKIDTKLSWQLWRPTVRLLLITMPIGIFAMAVLGYYAFGLSLGAAILLGAVLAPTDPVLASSIQVGPPNTGREDTPRFTLTSEAGLNDGLAFPFVYLAIKIAEAFSQGNSFTLEMLWSWFTHDVLWKIGAGLVVGIVVGKIMAKLVFSKYSQNTTISQGYVVIALTLVAYGLAEFVHSYGFIAVFIAAFAFRRSEHEHSYHHKLHDFAEQSEGLLMSLVLVTFGMFLGQGLQSGVELTWRVYIVSFTFLLLIRPIGGFIALSGLNMAHTEKYAISALGIRGIGTLYYLSYALNQGFFGDEDALKLWVVCSIVILASIFIHGLSATRLLKMTPNKSH, encoded by the coding sequence ATGATTGAAAACTACAATTTATTTTTATTGGTCTGCGGTATCGCTTTTTTACTGGGGGCGTTATTCCCCATTATATTTAAGCGCACGCCTATCTCTTTGCCTATGTTGCAGGTCAGCTTTGGGCTGCTGATGGGGTACTGGTGGACGACCTTATCATTTTTAGACCCTATGAATAACGGCTTAATTATCGAAAAATTAACCGAAATTGTGGTGCTCGTATCCTTGGTTGGTGCTGGTATCAAAATTGATACGAAGCTCTCTTGGCAATTGTGGCGGCCGACCGTGCGTCTGTTGCTTATTACCATGCCGATTGGCATCTTTGCGATGGCGGTACTGGGCTACTATGCATTTGGTCTCAGTCTGGGAGCTGCTATATTGCTGGGCGCAGTACTGGCTCCAACCGATCCCGTATTGGCTTCTAGTATTCAAGTAGGGCCACCCAATACAGGTCGCGAAGACACACCGCGCTTTACTTTGACCTCAGAAGCAGGATTGAATGACGGACTCGCTTTCCCATTTGTTTATTTGGCCATAAAAATAGCGGAAGCTTTTAGCCAAGGCAATTCCTTTACCCTCGAGATGCTCTGGTCATGGTTCACTCATGATGTCTTATGGAAAATTGGTGCTGGGCTGGTGGTGGGAATTGTCGTTGGTAAAATTATGGCCAAGCTGGTATTTTCAAAATACAGCCAAAACACCACTATTTCTCAAGGCTATGTGGTCATTGCGCTAACGTTAGTGGCTTATGGACTTGCCGAATTTGTACATAGTTATGGGTTTATCGCCGTATTTATCGCGGCATTTGCCTTTCGCCGCTCAGAACATGAGCACAGCTATCACCACAAGCTCCATGATTTTGCAGAACAATCAGAAGGCTTACTCATGTCTCTAGTGCTGGTCACTTTCGGCATGTTTCTTGGTCAAGGATTGCAGTCGGGCGTTGAGCTCACATGGCGTGTTTACATCGTCAGCTTCACCTTCCTCTTGTTGATACGTCCCATTGGTGGGTTTATTGCTTTATCAGGACTAAACATGGCACACACTGAAAAATATGCCATCTCTGCTTTGGGCATCCGTGGTATTGGTACGCTATATTATTTATCTTATGCGCTCAACCAAGGTTTTTTCGGTGATGAAGATGCGCTTAAACTGTGGGTCGTCTGTTCAATTGTCATTTTGGCGTCAATCTTTATTCATGGTCTTAGCGCCACAAGGTTGCTTAAAATGACGCCGAATAAATCACATTAA
- a CDS encoding DUF1622 domain-containing protein — protein sequence MIATLAHYIDLIAKIVEIIGVLIMFFGLFFAFYRGIRLTSGFNHETYIEIRQTVGKSILLGLEVLIAADIMATVVTEPTLRSVLVLGFIVLIRTFLSLSLQVELEGKFPWQKENTTLKKEPHTAKVDEL from the coding sequence TTGATTGCAACTCTAGCTCATTACATTGATTTAATTGCTAAGATAGTCGAAATCATAGGTGTGCTTATTATGTTTTTTGGACTGTTTTTTGCTTTTTATCGAGGGATTCGCCTAACCAGTGGTTTTAATCACGAGACCTATATCGAAATCAGACAAACCGTCGGTAAATCTATTTTGTTAGGATTAGAAGTCCTCATCGCCGCTGATATTATGGCGACTGTCGTCACAGAACCGACGTTACGCAGCGTCCTAGTACTAGGTTTTATCGTACTCATTCGGACTTTTTTGAGCTTGTCACTACAAGTAGAATTAGAAGGCAAATTTCCTTGGCAAAAAGAAAATACCACACTCAAAAAAGAACCTCATACCGCTAAAGTGGACGAGCTTTAA
- a CDS encoding BCCT family transporter codes for MSKLPRSTILLPVFVPAAAIMLLLVIGTAINPDAAGELFSKVLAFTTDTFGWFYMLAVAIFLMFIIALAFSPYGSIKLGPDHAEAEYKFLEWFAMLFSAGYGIALLFYGVAEPVLHFASPPLSTPQTIEAAKEAMQIAYFHWGFHIWAIYGVVGLSLAYFSFRHGLPLSVRSTLYPLIGDKIYGPIGHTVDVFAIVGTMFGIATSLGLSVAQINAGLNYLLPEMVPVNTTVQVIIIALVTAAALVSVLAGMDKGVKRLSILNMVLATALMLFVFIVGPSIFILNAFMENTGSYLGNIVERTFSLQAYQSSDWIGSWTLFIFAWTIAWAPFVGLFIAKISRGRTIREFVLGVMLVPTLFTFFWFSVFGDTALHMIMVDGYDALISEVQNNQAIALFKLLENLPFTQIVSSLTVLLIITFFVTSSDSGSLVIDSLAAGGRSDTPWWQRSFWVVTEGAVAAVLLIAGGLSALQTAAIVSALPFAIIILISTFGMWRALRIEGHRNQSLANDNHLPPHLLKLDAWRDRIDYITNQPTREKVLGYIKGTVLSSMHEVAEKFAETGWLPDVNYDEVNNRAVLELRRGDNVEFWYEVRLSEHEIPDYYTEDMANELPQEHHHRAEVYLRRGGQTYDLYGYQSESVINDIIDQFEKYLHFLNVSPDSLPWRMQEHDEDITLEQGSVFDK; via the coding sequence ATGAGTAAATTACCTCGCTCCACTATTTTGTTGCCGGTTTTTGTACCGGCAGCAGCGATTATGCTGTTATTGGTGATCGGTACAGCCATCAACCCTGACGCTGCTGGCGAGCTGTTCAGCAAAGTGCTGGCATTTACCACCGACACTTTCGGCTGGTTTTATATGTTGGCAGTCGCCATATTTTTGATGTTTATCATCGCCTTGGCATTTTCGCCTTATGGCAGTATTAAATTGGGCCCTGACCATGCGGAGGCTGAGTATAAGTTTCTGGAATGGTTCGCCATGCTTTTTTCCGCAGGCTACGGTATCGCGCTATTGTTTTATGGCGTAGCAGAGCCGGTATTACATTTTGCCAGTCCGCCACTTTCCACGCCGCAGACGATTGAAGCTGCTAAAGAAGCCATGCAAATTGCCTATTTCCATTGGGGTTTCCATATTTGGGCGATTTATGGCGTAGTAGGTTTGTCGCTGGCGTATTTCTCTTTTCGTCATGGCTTGCCATTGTCGGTACGCTCAACGCTATATCCATTAATCGGTGACAAAATCTATGGCCCTATCGGACATACGGTTGATGTGTTTGCGATCGTGGGCACGATGTTTGGTATCGCCACCAGTTTGGGTCTATCGGTGGCGCAAATTAACGCGGGTCTAAATTATTTGCTACCAGAGATGGTGCCAGTTAATACGACCGTGCAGGTTATTATCATTGCTTTAGTAACAGCAGCTGCCTTGGTGTCCGTGTTGGCAGGTATGGACAAAGGCGTCAAGCGCTTGTCTATCTTAAATATGGTATTGGCAACGGCACTGATGTTATTTGTTTTTATCGTTGGTCCGTCGATTTTTATTCTCAATGCTTTTATGGAAAATACGGGCAGCTATCTGGGCAATATCGTTGAGCGTACTTTTAGCTTGCAAGCGTATCAATCGAGTGATTGGATCGGTAGTTGGACACTATTTATTTTTGCATGGACGATTGCTTGGGCGCCTTTTGTGGGTCTGTTCATTGCCAAAATCAGTCGCGGTCGCACCATTCGTGAGTTTGTATTGGGCGTCATGTTAGTGCCAACGCTATTTACCTTCTTTTGGTTTTCGGTGTTTGGCGATACGGCACTGCATATGATTATGGTTGATGGTTACGACGCGCTGATTAGCGAAGTGCAAAACAACCAAGCGATTGCGTTATTTAAATTGCTAGAGAATTTACCATTCACGCAGATTGTCTCATCATTGACAGTACTGTTAATTATTACCTTTTTTGTGACGTCATCGGATTCAGGGTCATTAGTGATTGACTCGCTCGCTGCGGGTGGACGTAGTGATACGCCTTGGTGGCAGCGCTCGTTTTGGGTGGTAACCGAAGGGGCGGTCGCGGCGGTTCTACTTATCGCAGGCGGTCTGAGTGCACTACAAACAGCAGCTATCGTTAGTGCTTTACCGTTTGCAATCATTATATTAATTTCGACATTTGGTATGTGGCGTGCACTACGTATTGAAGGACATCGCAATCAAAGCCTAGCCAATGACAACCATCTGCCGCCACATCTACTTAAGCTTGACGCATGGCGTGATCGTATTGACTATATCACCAATCAACCAACGCGCGAAAAAGTGCTGGGTTATATCAAAGGTACGGTTTTATCATCGATGCATGAGGTGGCAGAGAAGTTTGCCGAAACAGGCTGGTTGCCTGATGTAAACTATGATGAGGTCAATAACCGTGCTGTATTGGAATTGAGACGCGGTGATAATGTAGAGTTCTGGTATGAAGTTCGTTTGTCAGAGCATGAAATTCCTGATTATTATACCGAAGATATGGCCAATGAATTACCACAAGAGCACCATCATCGTGCTGAGGTATATTTGCGTCGTGGCGGCCAAACCTATGATTTATATGGCTATCAATCAGAGTCGGTGATTAACGATATTATTGATCAGTTCGAAAAATATCTACACTTTTTAAATGTGTCGCCAGATAGTTTGCCGTGGCGTATGCAGGAGCATGATGAGGACATCACACTAGAGCAGGGCAGTGTGTTTGATAAGTAA
- a CDS encoding SDR family NAD(P)-dependent oxidoreductase encodes MANPSKKAINKAVKDKHIIITGASSGIGERTAYLLSECGAHVILLARTEDKLKAVKESIEELGGNASYYPCDLTNMDDIEKVSTQILADFGHVDVLVNNAGRSIRRSVHESIDRFHDFERTMDINYFGAVKIVLGFLPTMIERQTGQIVNISSIGVLANSPRFAAYVASKSALDAFSRCLAAEVKGDNVTITNIFMPLVRTPMIEPTKLYRYMPALMPDEAAMMVAKAIVHKPNSIASNMGKFASATYSLAPAINVGIQSMGYRIFPSTRAGLTTDKKPNLAQRAFARILPGEHH; translated from the coding sequence ATGGCCAATCCCTCAAAAAAAGCAATCAACAAAGCGGTCAAAGATAAGCATATCATTATCACAGGGGCATCAAGCGGTATTGGTGAGCGTACCGCGTATTTACTTAGTGAATGCGGTGCGCATGTTATCTTATTAGCACGTACCGAAGACAAACTAAAAGCCGTTAAAGAAAGTATCGAGGAGCTTGGTGGCAATGCCAGTTATTACCCTTGTGATTTGACCAATATGGATGATATCGAAAAAGTTAGCACGCAAATTTTGGCAGATTTCGGACATGTTGATGTCTTGGTCAATAACGCTGGTCGTTCAATTCGGCGTTCGGTTCACGAGTCTATTGATCGTTTCCATGATTTTGAGCGTACTATGGATATCAATTACTTTGGCGCGGTTAAAATAGTTCTTGGGTTTTTGCCGACGATGATTGAACGTCAGACTGGTCAAATTGTGAATATCTCCTCTATTGGCGTATTGGCAAACAGTCCGCGTTTTGCCGCTTATGTTGCCTCAAAATCGGCATTGGATGCTTTTAGCCGCTGCTTAGCTGCTGAAGTGAAAGGCGATAATGTGACGATCACCAATATTTTTATGCCATTGGTGCGTACGCCTATGATTGAGCCTACTAAGTTGTACCGCTACATGCCTGCGTTAATGCCTGATGAAGCCGCGATGATGGTTGCCAAAGCGATTGTCCATAAACCAAACAGTATTGCCAGCAACATGGGTAAATTTGCGTCAGCTACTTATTCACTGGCACCAGCAATCAACGTTGGTATTCAGTCGATGGGTTATCGTATTTTTCCAAGCACCCGCGCTGGACTGACTACTGATAAGAAGCCAAACCTTGCTCAGCGTGCCTTTGCCAGAATACTTCCTGGTGAGCATCATTAG
- a CDS encoding serine hydrolase domain-containing protein, which produces MIDNNNKTTQMFDHQINITLQQRLQQILTDLQLDDVPAGGAVVVYQAGECIAQASVGMARPEMSWQPDTLAINFSTGKGVLATLVHILVSQQMLDYDQPIAHYWPAFSAQNKGNITLRSVMSHQANLFSIQSIDADSEALLDWDQMLNKVAAMPITAPDHGELYDSAYSALVYGWVLGGVIEVVTEMPLAEALRYYLTEPLGIADSCYFGVPENKVNQVARLAKDFEASNEAGSQLRNKRHKPTLKADSQSTLRTYASLPSYTCWQQQALMDGKAVDLSSDDEQNTLPILDTAHINRLYFNSSQLNLKNYKAALIPAGKQAIDYHSRETLQAIIPAANGVASAQALATIYAMLANGGTWQGHTFINSATFEQLSKLQVTGLDAVMPANMDWRLGYHRLFSLCQHTDNEKVDANKQGFGHMGYNGSVAWCDPERQLSFAFIHNFDTTMLNDVRQFALTEAVLNLVDSELSKR; this is translated from the coding sequence ATGATCGACAATAATAATAAAACTACGCAGATGTTTGATCATCAGATAAATATAACGTTGCAGCAACGTTTGCAGCAAATACTCACCGACTTACAGCTTGATGATGTACCAGCAGGGGGTGCCGTGGTTGTCTATCAGGCAGGAGAATGCATTGCACAGGCGAGTGTGGGGATGGCACGTCCAGAGATGTCGTGGCAGCCTGATACTTTGGCGATTAACTTTTCGACGGGTAAAGGTGTATTGGCGACGCTCGTACATATATTAGTTTCGCAGCAGATGCTTGATTATGACCAGCCTATTGCCCATTATTGGCCTGCATTTTCTGCACAGAATAAAGGGAATATTACGCTACGTAGCGTGATGTCACATCAAGCCAACTTATTCTCAATTCAGAGTATCGATGCGGATAGCGAAGCTTTGCTTGATTGGGATCAAATGCTCAATAAAGTTGCCGCGATGCCAATCACAGCACCAGACCATGGCGAGCTATATGACAGCGCTTATAGTGCTCTGGTCTATGGTTGGGTATTGGGCGGGGTCATAGAAGTCGTTACTGAAATGCCTTTAGCTGAGGCATTGCGCTATTATCTCACTGAGCCTTTAGGTATTGCCGATAGTTGCTATTTTGGTGTACCAGAGAATAAAGTCAACCAAGTAGCAAGACTGGCCAAAGACTTCGAAGCATCAAATGAGGCTGGCTCACAACTGCGTAATAAACGTCATAAACCAACGCTAAAAGCCGACTCACAAAGTACTTTACGTACTTATGCTAGTCTGCCTAGCTACACTTGTTGGCAGCAGCAAGCTTTAATGGATGGCAAAGCGGTAGACCTAAGTTCAGATGATGAGCAAAACACTTTACCGATATTAGACACGGCTCATATTAATCGTTTGTATTTCAATAGCAGTCAGCTTAATCTAAAAAATTATAAGGCAGCACTCATACCTGCTGGCAAACAAGCGATCGATTATCACAGTCGTGAGACACTACAGGCCATTATTCCAGCAGCAAATGGTGTCGCTTCAGCTCAGGCATTGGCGACCATCTATGCCATGTTAGCCAATGGCGGAACATGGCAAGGACACACGTTTATTAATAGCGCCACTTTTGAGCAACTATCCAAACTGCAAGTCACAGGGCTAGATGCTGTTATGCCAGCAAACATGGATTGGCGCTTGGGTTATCATCGGTTATTTAGTCTTTGTCAGCATACAGACAATGAAAAAGTTGATGCAAACAAGCAAGGATTTGGACATATGGGCTATAACGGTTCGGTGGCTTGGTGTGACCCAGAGCGTCAGTTGTCATTTGCCTTTATTCATAATTTTGACACCACGATGCTGAATGATGTCCGTCAGTTTGCACTAACGGAAGCGGTACTTAACTTAGTCGATTCAGAGCTTTCAAAACGCTAG
- the dusB gene encoding tRNA dihydrouridine synthase DusB, which translates to MSTDSPDLPSSLPVSDHPLLQPLVIGGLTIENRLMVAPMAGVTDNPFRRLCKSFGAGHAVSEMIIADTALYARKKSLYRANFDNEIAPISAQIAGAEPDKLAEAARYQIDNGAQIIDINMGCPAKKVCRRLAGSALLQDEDLVARLLDAAVNSVNAPVTLKTRLGYENGRENILRVAKRAEQAGIAAIAIHGRTREDMYTGEARYELIREVKESINIPVIANGDIDSAQKAQRVYELTGCDAVMIGRAAQGQPWIFRDIEHFLRTGESLDAPSVSEIKEIVLAHLQELYDFYGEYSGCRIARKHIAWYTTGIPNSNAFRQAMYGEESTAGQFRVVEDFLQAHE; encoded by the coding sequence ATGTCTACTGATTCTCCTGATTTACCGTCGTCTTTACCAGTATCTGATCATCCTTTATTGCAGCCATTGGTCATTGGTGGCTTGACGATTGAAAACCGCCTCATGGTTGCTCCTATGGCGGGCGTGACGGACAATCCTTTTCGGCGATTGTGTAAATCCTTTGGTGCCGGTCATGCGGTGAGTGAAATGATTATCGCTGACACGGCGCTTTACGCGCGCAAAAAGTCCTTGTATCGTGCCAATTTTGACAATGAAATTGCGCCTATATCAGCGCAAATTGCAGGGGCTGAGCCTGATAAATTGGCAGAGGCGGCACGTTATCAGATTGATAATGGCGCGCAAATTATTGATATTAATATGGGCTGCCCTGCCAAAAAAGTTTGCCGTAGGCTGGCAGGTTCGGCACTGTTGCAAGACGAAGATTTGGTTGCGCGCTTGTTAGATGCGGCGGTAAATAGCGTAAATGCCCCCGTGACCTTAAAAACGCGATTGGGTTATGAAAACGGTCGTGAGAATATCTTGCGTGTGGCGAAGCGTGCTGAGCAAGCAGGTATTGCGGCGATTGCCATTCATGGGCGCACGCGCGAGGATATGTACACTGGCGAGGCGCGTTATGAGCTGATACGCGAAGTCAAAGAAAGCATCAATATTCCCGTCATTGCCAATGGCGATATCGATAGCGCGCAAAAAGCCCAGCGTGTCTATGAGCTGACAGGTTGTGATGCTGTGATGATTGGGCGTGCTGCCCAAGGACAACCGTGGATATTCCGTGATATCGAGCACTTCTTACGCACTGGTGAGAGTCTTGATGCACCGAGCGTCAGTGAGATAAAAGAGATCGTACTGGCGCATTTGCAAGAGCTATATGACTTTTATGGTGAGTACTCTGGCTGCCGTATCGCTCGCAAGCACATTGCTTGGTATACCACAGGCATTCCTAATTCTAATGCTTTTCGCCAAGCAATGTATGGCGAAGAAAGTACCGCTGGACAGTTTCGCGTGGTCGAAGATTTTTTGCAGGCGCACGAATAG